The proteins below come from a single Felis catus isolate Fca126 chromosome A1, F.catus_Fca126_mat1.0, whole genome shotgun sequence genomic window:
- the ZMYM5 gene encoding zinc finger MYM-type protein 5 isoform X4: MDKCSVRGLDLAEQTPVLLKSKAMAASLMDVGNSFGGPTSSLVNRSRNSSVEDDDDDDDDDDDDDDVVFIESIQPPSTSAPTVTDQRNIIFASSRNESLQGNYSIILPSSRDSASQKGNISETIIIDDEEDIETNGEDKKNSSNYIEWGLPGTKNRTKDLDFSTSSLSRSKTKTAVGPFNPGRMNVAGGEFQNEGFTTHHSPDIW; encoded by the exons ATGGATAAATGTTCAGTGAGAGGATTAGACTTGGCTGAACAGACTCCTGTTTTATTAAAGAGTAAAGCCATGGCAGCTAGCCTCATGGATGTTGGAAATTCATTTGGTGGCCCAACTAGTTCTTTAGTTAATAGATCTAGAAACTCATCAGtggaagatgatgatgatgatgatgatgatgatgatgatgatgatgatgttgtaTTTATTGAATCTATACAACCTCCTTCAACTTCTGCTCCAACAGTAACTGATCAAAGAAATATTATATTTGCTTCATCAAGAAATGAAAGTCTACAAGGAAATTATTCCATAATTCTTCCTTCCTCAAGAGATTCAGCTTCTCAGAAGGGAAATATAAGTGAGACAATAATTATCGATGATGAAGAGGACATAGAAACAAatggagaagacaagaaaaattcTTCCAATTATATCGAATGGGGACTTCCtggaactaaaaatagaaccaaagATTTGGATTTCTCCACTTCCAGTCTTTCAAGAAGTAAG ACCAAGACTGCAGTAGGACCTTTTAATCCTGGTAGAATGAATGTGGCAGGAGGTGAATTTCAGAATGAAGGATTTACAACTCATCATAGTCCTG atatATGGTAG
- the ZMYM5 gene encoding zinc finger MYM-type protein 5 isoform X3, translating into MDKCSVRGLDLAEQTPVLLKSKAMAASLMDVGNSFGGPTSSLVNRSRNSSVEDDDDDDDDDDDDDDVVFIESIQPPSTSAPTVTDQRNIIFASSRNESLQGNYSIILPSSRDSASQKGNISETIIIDDEEDIETNGEDKKNSSNYIEWGLPGTKNRTKDLDFSTSSLSRSKTKTAVGPFNPGRMNVAGGEFQNEGFTTHHSPGKQFLDLPVSIISP; encoded by the exons ATGGATAAATGTTCAGTGAGAGGATTAGACTTGGCTGAACAGACTCCTGTTTTATTAAAGAGTAAAGCCATGGCAGCTAGCCTCATGGATGTTGGAAATTCATTTGGTGGCCCAACTAGTTCTTTAGTTAATAGATCTAGAAACTCATCAGtggaagatgatgatgatgatgatgatgatgatgatgatgatgatgatgttgtaTTTATTGAATCTATACAACCTCCTTCAACTTCTGCTCCAACAGTAACTGATCAAAGAAATATTATATTTGCTTCATCAAGAAATGAAAGTCTACAAGGAAATTATTCCATAATTCTTCCTTCCTCAAGAGATTCAGCTTCTCAGAAGGGAAATATAAGTGAGACAATAATTATCGATGATGAAGAGGACATAGAAACAAatggagaagacaagaaaaattcTTCCAATTATATCGAATGGGGACTTCCtggaactaaaaatagaaccaaagATTTGGATTTCTCCACTTCCAGTCTTTCAAGAAGTAAG ACCAAGACTGCAGTAGGACCTTTTAATCCTGGTAGAATGAATGTGGCAGGAGGTGAATTTCAGAATGAAGGATTTACAACTCATCATAGTCCTGGTAAGCA attcttgGATCTCCCAGTCAGCATCATTTCCCCGTAA